In Leptodactylus fuscus isolate aLepFus1 chromosome 2, aLepFus1.hap2, whole genome shotgun sequence, one genomic interval encodes:
- the LOC142193821 gene encoding DNA dC->dU-editing enzyme APOBEC-3C-like, with translation MTIFIRKFLSEEEFNDNFNTVDLVKKTLVCFSLEDKKPPWKLWGYLYNKPGGDHAEIIFLRELAQFLGSTPTKKDTQYKITLYTTYSPCLNCCEEICKFLINSKEKIIMNFNISKFYNFHDYDNKISLKILKKYGVQIKMMDLEDYKACFYLFVDPKEDFQPCEDLDVRCERNAIDLDHLWNEEFEDNYLFRRKGLDLALSLASDDLSLSRDRSNAFLRLQKDLQTPKKDEQEKELQAKTPVKLSVMKDMDRKERFKRKLPFD, from the exons ATGACAATATTCATcagaaaatttttatcagaagaagAATTTAATGATAACTTTAATACCGTGGATTTGGTGAAAAAAACATTAGTGTGCTTTAGCCTGGAGGACAAGAAACCACCATGGAAGCTCTGGGGTTATTTATATAATAAACCAGGAGGAGATCACGCGGAGATCATTTTTTTAAGGGAACTTGCCCAATTTTTGGGATCAACGCCTACTAAAAAAGATACACAGTATAAAATTACATTATACACAACCTACAGTCCCTGCCTTAACTGCTGTGAAGAAATATGCAAATTTCTCATTAACAGCAAAGAGAAAATAATCATGAATTTTAATATTTCCAAATTCTACAACTTTCATGATTACGACAACAAAATCAGTTTAAAAATTCTGAAAAAGTATGGAGTGCAAATTAAAATGATGGATCTTGAAGATTATAAAGCATGCTTTTATCTTTTTGTTGACCCAAAAGAAGATTTCCAACCATGTGAAGACTTAGATGTTCGGTGTGAAAGGAATGCAATTGATCTGGACCATCTATGGAATGAG gaatttgaagataATTATTTATTCAGAAGAAAAGGACTGGATTTAG cattaTCACTTGCTTCTGATGATTTGTCACTCAGTCGTGACCGGAGCAACGCATTCCTTAGACTACAAAAAGACCTTCAAACACCAAAGAAAGATGAACAAGAGAAGGAACTACAGGCAAAAACCCCAGTAAAGTTATCTGTGATGAAAGATATGGACCGCAAAGAGAGATTCAAGCGAAAACTCCCATTTGACTAA